The following proteins are co-located in the Rhodococcus opacus B4 genome:
- a CDS encoding NINE protein, with product MTEPGKASDESGTGASDDAPKVDLGKSSDGTENSSDSSLPPEFGSPFDYDATAEASLSQPPATSDATPSPGASGTGPGWDTYSGVGNGPGWGSTPTYPPPGGTEPTAPFPNVGESTSPTAPYSGYDKPQQPDGPTYGAPDPAYGAQYGAAPQPPQDYQQPGYQQPAYGQQQGYPQQGFPPPGYAPGYNAYADPSAPFGRHPLTGEPYSDKSKLTAGLLQIFLGAFGVGRFYLNQPGIAVAQIAVTWLTCGIGGIWPLVDGIMMLTGSVKDQYGRPLRDQ from the coding sequence ATGACTGAACCGGGGAAAGCATCCGACGAGTCCGGCACGGGTGCATCCGACGACGCACCCAAGGTCGATCTGGGAAAGAGCAGCGACGGCACGGAGAACAGCAGCGACTCGAGCCTGCCGCCCGAGTTCGGCTCGCCCTTCGACTACGACGCCACCGCCGAGGCCTCGCTGTCGCAGCCTCCCGCCACGTCCGACGCGACGCCGTCACCGGGTGCGTCCGGAACGGGACCGGGCTGGGACACGTATTCGGGTGTCGGCAACGGCCCGGGCTGGGGGTCGACGCCCACCTACCCGCCGCCGGGCGGAACCGAGCCGACGGCCCCGTTCCCGAACGTGGGCGAGTCGACGTCGCCGACCGCGCCGTACTCCGGATACGACAAGCCCCAGCAGCCGGACGGTCCGACCTACGGCGCACCGGATCCCGCTTACGGCGCGCAGTACGGGGCGGCTCCGCAACCACCGCAGGACTACCAGCAGCCCGGATACCAGCAGCCGGCGTACGGACAGCAGCAGGGTTATCCCCAGCAGGGGTTCCCGCCGCCCGGGTACGCCCCCGGCTACAACGCGTACGCCGATCCGTCGGCGCCGTTCGGCAGGCACCCGCTGACGGGTGAGCCGTACTCCGACAAGTCCAAGCTGACCGCCGGTCTGCTGCAGATCTTCCTCGGCGCGTTCGGCGTCGGGCGGTTCTACCTGAACCAGCCCGGCATCGCCGTGGCGCAGATCGCCGTCACGTGGCTCACCTGTGGGATCGGCGGCATCTGGCCGCTGGTCGACGGCATCATGATGCTGACGGGGAGCGTGAAGGACCAGTACGGACGGCCGTTGCGGGATCAGTGA
- the lgt gene encoding prolipoprotein diacylglyceryl transferase, with protein sequence MTSTVDVLAYIPSPPQGVWYVGPVALRAYALFIIIGIVVAIVWGDRRWVARGGEKGTVLDIAIWAVPFGLIGGRLYHVMTDWPTYFGEGGDPVDALKVWQGGLGIWGAVALGGVGAWIGCRRRGIPLPALGDAVAPAILLAQAIGRLGNYFNQELYGRETDVPWGLEIFERRNDLGQVSPQLIDGVSTGEVAFVVHPTFLYEALWNVLIVILLVWVDRRFRIGHGRLFALYVAGYCAGRFWIELMRSDHASLIAGVRVNSFTSALVFVAAAVYFFAATKGREDPADLRPAGGEPVADASRAELVSDDPAPAEPVPDGKAASTASAGGDAGTKTIDSKKDDAND encoded by the coding sequence GTGACTTCCACTGTGGACGTACTGGCTTACATTCCGAGTCCGCCCCAAGGCGTCTGGTATGTCGGACCGGTGGCCCTGCGCGCGTACGCGCTGTTCATCATCATCGGGATCGTCGTCGCGATCGTGTGGGGTGACCGCCGCTGGGTCGCCCGCGGCGGCGAGAAGGGCACCGTCCTCGACATCGCGATCTGGGCGGTGCCGTTCGGCCTGATCGGCGGCCGCCTCTACCACGTGATGACCGACTGGCCGACGTACTTCGGGGAGGGCGGCGATCCCGTCGACGCCCTGAAGGTGTGGCAGGGCGGCCTCGGCATCTGGGGCGCCGTGGCGCTCGGCGGTGTCGGCGCCTGGATCGGTTGCCGGCGCCGCGGCATCCCGCTGCCCGCGCTGGGCGATGCAGTCGCGCCGGCCATCCTGCTCGCGCAGGCGATCGGACGGCTCGGAAACTACTTCAACCAGGAACTCTACGGTCGCGAGACCGACGTTCCGTGGGGGCTCGAGATCTTCGAGCGCCGCAACGACCTCGGCCAGGTGTCTCCGCAGCTGATCGACGGGGTGTCCACCGGCGAGGTCGCGTTCGTCGTGCATCCGACGTTCCTGTACGAGGCGCTGTGGAACGTGCTGATCGTGATCCTGCTCGTGTGGGTCGATCGCCGATTCCGGATCGGGCACGGCCGCCTGTTCGCCCTGTACGTCGCCGGGTACTGCGCCGGGCGCTTCTGGATCGAACTGATGCGCAGCGACCACGCGAGCCTCATCGCCGGTGTCCGCGTGAACTCGTTCACCTCCGCTCTGGTGTTCGTCGCGGCCGCGGTGTATTTCTTCGCCGCCACCAAGGGGCGCGAGGATCCGGCGGATCTGCGGCCTGCCGGCGGCGAGCCGGTCGCGGACGCCTCGCGGGCGGAGCTGGTCTCCGACGACCCCGCGCCGGCGGAGCCGGTACCGGACGGCAAGGCCGCGAGTACTGCGAGTGCCGGCGGCGACGCGGGCACGAAGACCATCGACAGCAAGAAGGATGACGCGAATGACTGA